Proteins found in one Mycoplasmopsis citelli genomic segment:
- a CDS encoding midas domain-containing protein, translating to MKIKRNKLLKNLLILSSPVALVSTSASCENIKSTNPDIHQLENKTNQQPPKNSEVNNPSGTSSSSEPNKESLSGQNIDPQQDPQQDPQQDPQQDPQQSKENESSTQSPEGNENPQPQIEDNKNTGSSQQTSKETSDDPKQEETSGEKSENNPDQEDQSDKSGEETKKQDQKNEITNNSDQSDQSNLDTITQNSESQDENSDKEESAHVSPSAKDNQQQSGISQQESSTEQHQTDKDNNKSKTETVTLGESEQKQKKQDESTKAPKQEASAQSHTQDDTQQTSKDGQSASTRQQSIQAQDTPQALPQKGDSQSSTLEQEHSENQLGDNQHQTNEVAKAPLETQTDQQNTEEESTKTQEGSSKPESGKTIVQNSSDSETPSSQSGEHPDQTTLVSQPQSESEGNSESPRAKTSNSVENKSTSVTVQNEDSSAQRTPLTPPSQDQHTDSEGDSPASKTPKTKSADTSDNLNQTQEQNSNYEVALTSSIEELKKFLETEYNNVNKPKKGKKGKNNPSNSKKRLPIEKVQHYKGFKNKNDDWGFGFAGYGSNGNKNKIFFLKKEYAEKIQYEMDKQTELIPATYDLSSGILTLTVTLKEGKSETLTINLNQRPSTPK from the coding sequence ATGAAGATCAAACGAAATAAATTGTTAAAAAATTTATTGATTTTAAGTTCACCTGTTGCTTTAGTATCAACTTCAGCTTCATGTGAAAATATTAAATCCACCAACCCTGATATCCACCAACTAGAAAATAAAACTAATCAACAACCACCAAAAAATTCTGAAGTTAATAATCCTTCAGGTACATCTTCATCATCTGAACCCAATAAAGAATCTTTATCGGGTCAAAATATAGATCCACAGCAAGATCCACAGCAAGATCCACAGCAAGATCCACAGCAAGATCCACAGCAATCAAAAGAAAATGAATCTTCTACTCAATCACCTGAAGGTAATGAAAACCCACAACCACAAATAGAAGATAATAAAAATACTGGTAGTTCACAACAAACTTCGAAAGAGACATCAGATGATCCAAAGCAAGAAGAAACTTCTGGAGAAAAATCAGAAAATAATCCTGATCAAGAAGATCAATCTGATAAGAGTGGTGAAGAAACTAAAAAACAAGATCAAAAAAATGAAATTACAAACAATTCAGATCAATCTGATCAAAGTAATTTAGACACTATTACACAAAATTCAGAATCTCAAGATGAGAATAGTGATAAAGAAGAATCTGCTCATGTTTCTCCATCAGCTAAAGATAATCAACAGCAAAGTGGTATTTCTCAACAGGAATCAAGCACAGAACAGCACCAAACTGATAAAGATAATAATAAATCTAAAACAGAAACAGTAACTCTTGGAGAAAGTGAGCAAAAACAAAAGAAACAAGATGAATCAACTAAAGCTCCAAAACAGGAAGCTTCTGCTCAATCACATACACAAGATGATACTCAACAAACATCAAAAGATGGTCAAAGTGCTTCAACTAGACAACAAAGCATTCAAGCTCAAGACACCCCTCAAGCTTTGCCACAAAAAGGAGATTCTCAATCTAGCACTTTAGAACAAGAACATTCAGAAAATCAATTAGGAGATAATCAACATCAAACTAATGAAGTTGCTAAAGCACCATTAGAAACTCAAACAGATCAGCAAAATACCGAAGAAGAATCAACTAAAACTCAAGAAGGTAGTTCTAAACCTGAATCTGGTAAAACAATTGTTCAAAATTCATCAGATTCAGAAACACCATCTTCACAAAGTGGTGAGCATCCAGATCAAACAACTTTAGTTTCTCAACCACAAAGTGAATCTGAAGGAAATTCTGAATCTCCAAGAGCAAAAACTTCAAATAGTGTAGAAAATAAATCAACTTCTGTTACTGTTCAAAATGAAGATTCTTCAGCTCAAAGAACACCATTGACTCCTCCAAGTCAAGATCAACACACAGATTCTGAAGGAGATAGTCCTGCTTCAAAAACTCCAAAAACAAAATCTGCAGATACATCTGATAATTTAAACCAAACCCAAGAACAAAATTCCAATTATGAAGTTGCCTTAACAAGTAGTATAGAAGAACTAAAAAAATTCTTAGAAACAGAATACAATAATGTTAATAAACCTAAAAAAGGTAAAAAAGGAAAGAATAATCCTTCTAATTCTAAAAAACGTTTACCAATCGAAAAAGTTCAACATTACAAAGGGTTTAAAAACAAAAACGATGATTGAGGATTTGGATTTGCTGGCTATGGCTCAAACGGAAATAAAAATAAAATTTTCTTTCTAAAAAAAGAATATGCAGAAAAAATTCAATACGAAATGGACAAACAAACTGAATTAATTCCAGCGACATACGATTTAAGTAGCGGAATTTTAACTTTAACAGTTACTCTTAAAGAAGGAAAAAGTGAAACTTTAACTATTAATTTAAATCAAAGACCAAGTACTCCAAAATAA
- a CDS encoding MAG3090 family protein has product MKRLQCLYKPTNNREYPWALKHPKVSQPLALFKTRKDAMNWFLAKELECATWFQTEEKIWGGLVLAEKVGNDFEYELNVDKFDGGLDYEKTADELNIFTTSGLRDKRTAVAQLRYLTDFKPVYKDMENIEPYFPKDDDFVAPKKSKKDLEIESLRKQIEELLLEISRKSDRYSHEIEALMLRLNDEKSDKSQLLREIQDLKQRSETVETPVVETEKVVVKEIIKEVPVEVEKIIYKEAQCDGMQKTVRFAHIETLELRRQVEVLALYAHKLQLINDQIKEVQQISEHEFYEIKANYVPVITYALDLEEKLIDQSRNTKLMFKIASEIINKEIDVLLANLKPNKDVEYSLENAIYVHDFDEKTTLTLQQSLSFVEFKDMQVAFVSKEDYKHAVLVHESYEHDKWLVLLETFKEGKKGPGAQVRSINKFGLALMVLGYVSLFVILLILALVASQ; this is encoded by the coding sequence ATGAAACGTTTACAATGTTTATATAAACCAACAAATAATAGAGAATACCCTTGAGCATTAAAACACCCTAAAGTATCACAACCACTTGCACTTTTTAAAACTCGTAAAGATGCAATGAATTGATTTTTAGCTAAAGAATTGGAATGTGCTACTTGATTCCAAACTGAAGAAAAAATTTGAGGTGGACTTGTTTTAGCAGAAAAAGTAGGAAATGATTTTGAATATGAGCTTAATGTAGATAAATTTGACGGTGGATTAGATTATGAAAAAACCGCTGATGAATTAAATATTTTTACAACATCAGGTCTTAGAGATAAACGAACTGCTGTTGCTCAACTTAGATATTTAACTGATTTTAAACCAGTTTATAAAGATATGGAAAACATTGAACCCTACTTTCCTAAAGATGATGATTTTGTAGCTCCTAAAAAATCTAAAAAAGACTTAGAAATTGAATCATTACGTAAACAAATTGAAGAATTATTACTTGAAATTTCAAGAAAAAGCGATAGATATTCACACGAAATTGAAGCATTGATGCTTAGATTAAACGATGAAAAATCAGATAAATCACAATTACTTAGAGAAATCCAAGATTTAAAACAACGTAGTGAAACTGTCGAAACTCCAGTAGTTGAAACAGAAAAAGTTGTGGTTAAAGAAATCATTAAAGAAGTCCCTGTTGAAGTTGAAAAAATCATTTACAAAGAAGCTCAATGCGATGGAATGCAAAAAACTGTTAGATTTGCACACATTGAAACCCTTGAATTAAGAAGACAAGTTGAAGTTTTGGCTCTATATGCTCACAAATTACAATTAATTAATGATCAAATTAAAGAAGTACAACAAATTTCTGAGCATGAATTTTACGAAATTAAAGCTAACTATGTTCCTGTCATTACATACGCTCTAGATTTAGAAGAAAAATTAATTGACCAATCAAGAAACACTAAATTAATGTTTAAAATTGCTTCTGAAATCATTAATAAAGAAATTGATGTTTTACTTGCAAACCTTAAACCAAATAAAGATGTTGAATATTCTTTAGAAAACGCAATTTATGTTCATGATTTTGATGAAAAAACAACTCTTACTTTACAACAATCACTTTCATTTGTTGAATTTAAAGATATGCAAGTTGCCTTTGTTTCAAAAGAAGATTATAAACATGCAGTACTTGTGCATGAAAGTTATGAACATGATAAATGACTTGTACTTTTAGAAACCTTTAAAGAAGGTAAAAAAGGACCTGGAGCTCAAGTAAGATCAATTAACAAATTTGGTCTTGCTTTAATGGTTTTAGGATACGTTTCATTATTTGTTATCTTACTTATTCTTGCACTTGTGGCATCACAATAA
- a CDS encoding IS3 family transposase (programmed frameshift), with the protein MKLSYEDKIKIYQLRKKEFTEKSLTIKFRVNRAIINYIVALINLHGIEIVKKTKNQYYSPQLKLEMINQVLLRGHSTREISLQCGLPNWGILSNWIIQYKKNGYTIVEKKKGRPSKMGRKPKKTWEKLTPLERLEKENEYLRTEVIFPKKVKRDPVGSKRLTEYKSQKVKEMVDEGFSLKILLKIAQLSRSTYYYHLKKINSADKNKNFKDEIISIYNEHRGSYGYRRITLELKNRGYLVNHKKVKRLMNLLNLIGGNRKRKKYKSYKGEVGKKAPNLINRDFYSKKPLQKCYTDITEFALPSHSQKLYLSAILDGYNSEIISFTISRSPNLLQVEKMLKKAFTKAKYSGTILHSDQGWQYQHNSYHKFLNSKEIKASMSRKGNSPDNGMMESFFGVLKTEMFYGKEHTFKSLEQLEKAIINYIDYYNNKRIKVRLKGLSPVQYRTKFLQ; encoded by the exons ATGAAATTAAGTTACGAAGACAAAATCAAAATATATCAATTACGTAAAAAAGAATTTACTGAAAAATCTTTAACAATAAAATTTAGAGTAAATCGTGCAATTATAAATTATATTGTCGCACTGATAAATCTTCACGGGATTGAAATTGTTAAAAAGACTAAAAATCAATATTATTCTCCACAACTAAAATTAGAAATGATTAATCAAGTTCTTCTTAGAGGACATTCTACAAGAGAAATTTCACTTCAATGTGGATTACCTAATTGAGGGATTCTTTCAAATTGAATTATTCAATACAAGAAAAATGGGTATACTATTGTTGAAAAGAAAAAAGGAAGGCCATCAAAAATGGGACGTAAACCAAAGAAAACTTGAGAAAAATTAACACCACTTGAACGACTTGAAAAAGAGAACGAATATCTTAGAACTGAGGTGATTTTCC CTAAAAAAGTTAAAAGGGATCCCGTTGGATCAAAAAGACTTACAGAATATAAAAGCCAAAAAGTTAAAGAAATGGTCGACGAAGGATTCTCATTAAAAATTTTATTAAAAATTGCTCAACTATCACGTTCAACTTATTATTATCATCTTAAAAAAATCAATTCAGCTGATAAAAATAAAAATTTTAAAGACGAAATTATATCTATATATAATGAACATAGAGGCAGTTATGGATATCGTCGTATTACTTTAGAACTCAAAAATCGTGGATATTTGGTAAATCATAAAAAAGTAAAAAGACTTATGAATTTGCTAAATTTAATTGGCGGAAATCGTAAGCGTAAAAAATATAAATCATACAAAGGCGAAGTGGGCAAAAAAGCTCCAAACCTTATTAATCGAGATTTTTATTCTAAAAAACCATTGCAAAAATGTTACACTGACATTACTGAATTTGCTTTACCTAGTCATTCTCAAAAACTTTATTTGTCAGCTATTTTAGATGGTTATAATAGCGAAATTATCAGTTTTACTATATCTCGCTCCCCAAATTTATTGCAAGTTGAAAAAATGCTTAAAAAGGCTTTCACAAAAGCTAAATATAGTGGAACAATTTTACACAGTGATCAAGGTTGACAATATCAACATAATAGTTATCACAAATTTTTAAATTCTAAAGAGATAAAAGCTTCAATGTCCCGAAAAGGTAATAGTCCAGATAATGGGATGATGGAATCATTTTTTGGAGTTTTAAAAACAGAAATGTTTTATGGCAAGGAACATACTTTTAAATCGCTTGAACAATTAGAAAAAGCTATTATCAATTACATTGATTACTACAATAACAAAAGAATTAAAGTTAGATTAAAAGGACTTAGCCCTGTCCAATACAGAACTAAGTTCCTTCAATAA
- a CDS encoding glycine--tRNA ligase — protein MQDLVNHLKTTGFVYQGSEIYGGLANTWDYGPIGSLLKDNLAKLWKQEFIFKEPNNFLIDSKILMNPQVWVTSGHVSNFSDPLIENKQNGKRYRADKLISEINPNLVPEKMTFEQMEQFLQENLPTYEGSLATWSEIRQFNLMFETSQGVIANSKAKVYLRPETAQGIFVNFKNVQRSMRAKLPFGIGQVGKSFRNEVTPGNFIFRTREFEQMELEFFTHPEQATQWFNYYVQKAYDFVKLLGIKETSVRIRPHESEELAHYSSATSDIEFNFPFGWGELLGVANRGDFDLKSHMQASGESLEYLDPQSNLKIIPYVIEPSIGLDRLMLAVLSDAYEVEQLENDSRVVLKLNKQIAPYQVAVLPLVKKLDQEAKNIYQQLISWGISTTYDESGSIGKRYRRQDAIGTYWCLTVDYETLNDQMITLRNRDTMEQIRVLITQLKDYL, from the coding sequence ATGCAAGATTTGGTAAACCACCTAAAAACCACCGGTTTTGTATATCAAGGAAGTGAGATTTACGGAGGTTTAGCAAATACCTGAGATTATGGACCAATTGGATCTTTACTTAAGGATAATTTAGCAAAACTTTGAAAGCAAGAATTTATTTTCAAAGAGCCAAATAACTTTTTAATTGATAGTAAGATTTTAATGAATCCTCAAGTATGAGTTACATCTGGACATGTTTCAAATTTTAGTGACCCATTAATTGAAAATAAACAAAACGGAAAACGTTACCGTGCTGATAAGTTAATTAGCGAAATTAATCCTAATTTAGTTCCTGAAAAAATGACTTTTGAGCAAATGGAACAATTTTTGCAAGAAAATTTGCCCACATATGAAGGATCTTTAGCGACTTGATCAGAAATTCGTCAGTTTAACTTAATGTTTGAAACTTCTCAAGGTGTTATTGCGAATTCCAAAGCAAAAGTATATCTACGCCCAGAAACAGCTCAAGGAATTTTTGTGAATTTTAAAAATGTTCAACGAAGCATGCGAGCAAAGCTTCCCTTTGGAATTGGACAAGTTGGGAAAAGCTTTCGTAATGAAGTAACTCCAGGAAATTTTATTTTTCGTACTCGCGAATTTGAGCAAATGGAGCTAGAATTTTTTACTCATCCTGAACAAGCAACTCAGTGATTTAATTATTATGTTCAAAAAGCTTATGATTTTGTGAAATTATTAGGAATTAAGGAAACTTCGGTTCGAATTCGCCCACATGAAAGCGAAGAATTGGCTCATTATTCAAGTGCTACTAGTGATATTGAGTTTAATTTTCCTTTTGGTTGAGGTGAATTGCTCGGGGTTGCAAATAGAGGTGATTTTGATTTAAAATCGCATATGCAAGCTAGTGGAGAATCGCTTGAATATTTAGATCCACAAAGCAATTTAAAAATTATTCCTTATGTAATTGAACCTTCAATTGGACTTGATCGTTTAATGCTTGCAGTTTTAAGTGATGCTTATGAAGTTGAACAACTTGAAAATGATTCTCGAGTTGTTTTAAAATTAAATAAGCAAATTGCACCCTATCAAGTTGCAGTTTTACCTTTGGTTAAAAAACTTGATCAAGAAGCAAAAAATATTTATCAACAATTAATTAGCTGAGGTATTTCAACAACTTATGATGAAAGTGGTTCAATTGGAAAAAGATACCGTCGACAAGATGCTATTGGAACATATTGATGCTTAACTGTTGATTATGAGACTTTAAATGATCAAATGATCACTCTTAGAAACCGTGATACAATGGAGCAAATTAGAGTTTTAATTACTCAATTAAAAGATTATTTATAA
- the dnaG gene encoding DNA primase, protein MKNISSDTIDLIIRSSNIVNVISQFIPLTKKGNNYVGVCPFHADTSPSLTVSESKNIYKCFSCGHSGNVIHFVKEFKKIPYMQALEFLAHEANLPINFEQFKKVEQVSRDPQKQKIYDLLDIANSFFKLNVTNELAQKFLDLRKINHSEIIQKFDLGFAPLTNYAEILKTNNLYSDLDLNKVGLINDDLNLIFKNRVTFGIKNQYGEIVGFSGRSLNNDKNYAKYLNSPESQLFKKSQILYNFHNAKETALEKRQVIIVEGFMDVIALDQAGAHNTIALMGTALTKDHLRLLKDLKIILFLDNDNAGQSATYKSLLKLIENRFDVEVVINDFNKDPDEIFHAHGKEVLLDILENSRKKGEHIVYENLKKQYRISEISFDVNSVNFDLFKQNLTTLFARSSANTQKIIQERFKKEFNIQIPLYNNDSFIQNTNIQDHVNIKEPKKNSFSLEKSIIYGNVKMEVLLACLVNYHLRDLINHDVNLYNQRQINKVLNKFSIFANFMYFQNDNEPNLEQTFKEILALNLNYQLNDVSNQEDIKEQFINKIKEQIVFFYRNLNPEEVTKEIKEYLNTHQESINSISPETFSHNFYVKMLTKKLELKLSKELTNLVKRNSNNGNVPAFILDFLTKIKASQK, encoded by the coding sequence ATGAAAAACATTTCAAGTGATACTATCGATTTAATTATTAGATCTTCAAATATTGTTAATGTTATTTCCCAATTTATTCCCTTAACTAAAAAAGGAAATAACTACGTTGGAGTTTGTCCTTTTCATGCTGATACTTCTCCAAGTTTAACTGTTTCAGAGAGTAAAAATATTTATAAGTGCTTTTCTTGTGGACACTCAGGAAATGTAATTCATTTTGTTAAAGAGTTTAAAAAAATTCCATATATGCAAGCACTAGAATTTCTTGCTCATGAAGCTAATTTACCGATTAACTTTGAGCAGTTTAAAAAAGTTGAGCAAGTATCCAGAGATCCACAAAAACAAAAAATTTATGATCTTCTTGATATTGCCAATTCCTTTTTTAAGCTCAATGTTACAAATGAATTAGCCCAAAAATTTTTAGATTTACGTAAAATTAATCATTCTGAGATTATCCAAAAATTTGATTTAGGTTTTGCTCCGCTCACAAATTACGCAGAGATTTTAAAAACTAATAATTTATATTCGGATTTAGATTTAAATAAAGTAGGATTAATTAATGATGATTTAAATTTAATTTTTAAAAATCGAGTCACTTTTGGAATTAAAAATCAATATGGAGAAATTGTTGGCTTTAGTGGTCGATCATTAAATAATGATAAAAATTATGCTAAGTATTTAAATTCTCCTGAATCACAACTTTTTAAAAAGTCTCAAATTCTTTATAATTTTCACAATGCTAAAGAAACTGCTTTAGAAAAAAGACAAGTCATTATTGTTGAAGGATTTATGGATGTTATTGCATTAGATCAAGCTGGTGCTCATAATACAATTGCTTTAATGGGAACTGCTTTAACCAAAGATCATTTACGTTTATTAAAAGATTTAAAAATTATTTTGTTTTTAGATAATGATAATGCTGGACAAAGTGCAACATATAAATCACTTTTAAAACTAATTGAAAATCGCTTTGATGTTGAAGTAGTAATAAATGATTTTAACAAAGATCCTGATGAAATTTTCCATGCTCACGGAAAAGAAGTTTTATTAGATATCCTTGAAAATTCAAGAAAAAAAGGGGAACATATCGTTTATGAAAACCTTAAAAAACAATACCGTATTAGCGAAATTAGTTTTGATGTAAATTCAGTAAATTTTGACTTATTTAAACAAAATTTAACAACACTATTTGCCCGTTCATCAGCAAACACTCAAAAAATTATTCAAGAACGTTTTAAAAAAGAATTTAATATCCAAATTCCTTTATATAATAATGATTCATTTATCCAAAATACAAATATTCAAGATCATGTTAATATTAAAGAACCTAAAAAAAATTCTTTTTCCCTTGAAAAATCAATAATATATGGAAATGTTAAAATGGAAGTATTGCTTGCATGTTTAGTTAATTATCACTTGCGTGATTTAATTAATCATGATGTGAATTTATATAATCAAAGACAAATTAATAAAGTTTTAAATAAGTTTTCAATTTTTGCTAATTTTATGTATTTTCAAAATGATAATGAACCAAATTTAGAACAAACTTTTAAAGAAATTTTAGCTTTGAATTTAAATTATCAACTAAATGATGTTTCAAATCAAGAAGATATTAAAGAGCAGTTTATAAATAAAATAAAAGAGCAAATTGTCTTTTTTTATCGAAATTTAAATCCTGAAGAAGTTACTAAAGAGATAAAAGAATATTTAAATACCCATCAAGAATCAATTAATTCAATTTCCCCTGAAACATTTTCGCATAATTTTTATGTAAAAATGTTAACTAAAAAATTAGAACTAAAGCTTTCTAAAGAGTTAACTAACTTAGTCAAAAGAAATAGTAATAACGGAAACGTACCTGCTTTTATTTTAGATTTTCTAACTAAAATAAAAGCGTCCCAAAAATAA